A region of the Mytilus galloprovincialis chromosome 1, xbMytGall1.hap1.1, whole genome shotgun sequence genome:
ataaatctgaatatttaatacatttttttcaaataatttcaatattaaaCTAGATTGCAAGTTCGATAATATTCTTAGGAATATCCCATCTTAATTTTTTCCCTTTCTCCTGAATAACACATCTGAATATCAATAACTAGTGACAACAACTAACTCCAGCAGAGGTGCTGTATAAAGTTTAAATTCTATGTTTGACGATTTATCAAGATTTAGCCTTGTCCTCAGCATTGGTTTCTACATTCTTTTCCTGAGATCCATTTAATTGTTGTAATTCTAATCGTGTTTCTCGACTAGATTGTAGCAATTCTTGTAGTTGAGAGTACAGCGAATCATTTCTACTTTCAATGTTGGTCATCCATGAGTCTAGTTCATCCATAGTCTTGTTTAGATTTTCATATTCTGAAAATACAGTTAAGAAATAGTCATTAAGAAGTTAAAAATTGTTGTTTAATTACTAAGGAAGAAATTATGagaaatttttcaaaatgacatAATTCAGTTTGAGTTACAATTTTATTTCCCTTGGTGTCCATATTGGAGGACACACAAGTAAAAGTAGTTGTTTTCTGTACTAGCAAGTCTGAGAAGATACATGTACTAAATTGAAGAGAGAACTATGCATTgctgaaagattttttttttcttcagaaaacaacattttctaaagTCTAGTGGTCTAAAGTA
Encoded here:
- the LOC143075315 gene encoding bublin coiled-coil protein-like; this translates as MAEGDLGKSESDQNDKQDNVNDPIAELEEMSLNPNADIECLVEDATNEYENLNKTMDELDSWMTNIESRNDSLYSQLQELLQSSRETRLELQQLNGSQEKNVETNAEDKAKS